GCTCCACCTCAGTACTGAAGGTCTCACCACAGAAGATGCACTTGTGGGCCTTGGCCGGGTTGCCGAGGTGACTGTGTTTAACATGCACCTGCAGGTCGGCCTCCTTGCGGAAGTCCCAATTGCAGGCTGTGCAGCGGTACATCTTCTTTTCGTTGCTGTGCTTCACGGCCAGGTGCACCTGGATGGACACCTTGGAGTCGAAGACCTCCTGACAGAGAGTGCAGTGGTATAAGACGAAGGTGTGCATGTCCAGCAGGTGCTTCTGCAAGTCATCCACTGAGGAGAACTGCTTGTCACAGCTCTCGCAGACGTAGTGGGTGGACGTGGTCATGTAATGCACCGTCAGATGCTGCAGGAGGGACTCCTGAGAGTCAAAGTCTTCTTTGCACTGGGGGCAGGCCTGCTTCCGAAGCAGTAGCTCCAGATGCAGCTTCAGGTGGGTCTGGAAGCTCTCAAAGTTGGAGAACTTGAGGTCGCACTGATTGCAGGGATACTCGCCATTAGAGATGGAGTTGGCACTCCCCGAGAGACGCTGCCGTTTGGGGGAAGACACCTCGACGTCAGAGGAGACCGGGCTCTGCTCTGCCTTGGACTTCTTGCTGTGTGCCAGTGGAATGTTCTTGTGGTTCTCTTTGATGTGCTTAGTGAGCTTCAGGATGGAGCCAAAGATAGGAGAGTTGGTACAGTAAGGGCAGGAGTAGACCTCCATGAAGGACTGTGTAGGCTGCACAACAGGAGACTCCAGCTTAGTGCTGCCCACGCTGCAATGAGCCTGTTGGATGTGCTCAGTAAGGGAGGACTCGGTGAGGAAGCCCATGGAGCACTGGTTGCAGAAGAAAGCATTGTTACCATCGGGAGGGTTGGCATTGGGGCCACAGTGTGAGACTCGAATGTGCTCCTGCAGGCTGTTGATGTCGGCAAACATCTCGGGGCAGTAGTTGCAGTGGAAGGCAGAAATGTTGCCAAATTGCATGACAGGGTAGGCGTGGCTCTTATGCAGCTTGCGCACATGCTCGTTGAGGTTGTAGAGTGTGGGCATGGAGTCTAGGCAAATCTGACACGTGTGGCTCTGCTGAGGTTTATCTGCGTGGATGGTCTTCAGATGGATCTCTAGCACAGCCAGGCTGGTAAAGTCCCGCTTAGAACAATAGGGGCAGCTGTAGACCACCTTGGACCAGCTCTGCCCATCATCCCGAAGCTTCTTCTGCCCCCTCAGTGGCTTCAAGGTGGAGTCTGGCGTGGATCCACGCTCCACAGAGGCGCTGGAGTCAGGTGTAGCACTGCTCATGGAAGCCACACTGCCCAGCACAGGGTCAGGGCTGACACTGTGATTACTAGAGTCAGGCTGCCGGTGGCTGTCCAGGTGGCAGTACACACCCTCCACCGAGGAGAACTGCTCGGGGCACATGGGGCACTTGTGTTTCTGGTTGGCGTGGGCTTGGTGGATATGGGCAAGCAGCGTGCTCTCGTCAACAAAGACCTCAGGGCAGTGGATGCACTGCAGGTCCGCCTTCTCAGAGAGCTGTGGGTGGAGGGTGAGCACGTGCTTCTCCAGCTCCTCTGTCTGGCTAAAGGTGTCCTCACAGTAGTCACACATGAAGTCGTCCTTCTTGGCCTCCTTCTCCGACTTAGCCAGGTGTTCCTTGTTCTTCTTGTGGGCTTGCATGTGGCTCTGCAGAGAGCTGGTGGAGGAGAAACCGCGCTTGCACACGCTGCACTTGAACGGCTTGCTAGAGCTGTGGGTCTTCAGGTGGATCTTGAGGTGGTCGCTGCGGGAGAAAGCCGCCTCGCATTCGTGACAGTGGTACTTCTTGTCGCCGGTGTGCAGCTTGATGTGCCGGTCTCGGCTCCTCTTGTGCTTGAAGAGACGGCTGCAATAGGTGCACTTGAACGGCAGCTTGTCGCTGTGGATCTGCTCATGCCTCTTCAAGTAGCTCAGGCGTATGAAGGACTTGTCGCAGAACTGGCAAGGGTATGGCAGGCCGGtgcctccttcctcttcaccGAGGCCGAGGTCACAACCATCTCCGATCATCTGCGTAGGTGACGCAACATCCTTGCTGGAGGGAGATGAAGCCACCCAGGAGAGTTGTGGGTCGTCATCACCATCTGCAGGGGAAGGCAGAGGAGAGATTAGAGGCAATTCCCAGGGCCGCTGGGAAGCAAGGACAGAGCCAGTTTCTCAACAGCTCTCAGCAGAGGCTGTGCAGCTGGCCAGCTGCTGCAGGGGAGGGCTGATGATGGGGCCGGAAGTAAGTGGACATCATACCGGCCTTCCCATCCACAGAGAACACAGCAGAGGGGTAGCAGGGTACTGAAAGGAAGTGTCTTTTTTCTGCAGTGACACCTGTCTGAACCTGGCTGGATGTAATACACCCCCACCAGAGGAACAGCTCTCAGTCACTTCCCTGGTagggggggaggaggggcagcCTGGACAAAGTCACCGGAAATGACCTCACAGACCTTGAGTCCCATAGGCCAAAAGGAATCCAAGTCCCCTAATTCCAGCCACATCTGGGAATCAACTTCCAGTGACCCTCAGCCCTTAGCCCCCAGTCTTAAGAAGAATCCTACTGGTCCTTTGGGCACAGGCAAAATTTAGCAAGAACAGAAAATGCCCTTTGTTTTAAGAGTCCCACCATATTCATGGATGGGGGAGTGATGAAGTTAGAAACTGCTGTTTCTGGTAATAGACAAGACAGCAAAGGTGTAAAATTGCACGGCTCCCAACATCCGACTCCAGTATGCAAATGAAGCAAGCTGAGGGCAGAAAGAAGACCTGAGGTACCCAGTCAGCATCCCCAAGGAGTTATCTTCTTTGTTTCCAACCTCGGCTTTGTCCTACTCACCCAGGAGTCTGGGTGATAGCCATAAGGATGGACCAGGCCACCAAAGGTCAGAGCCCAGGGTAGCAGCCCTTCACTCCATCTAAGAGACTCTATGCTCTCTGAGACAAGAGGGACTTCCCTGGCCCTTCCACCTCTGAGGGAGCTAAACAAACCTCGGGGCTGGCCATTTCTGGGAAAACAAAGGCACACAGGACGCAGCAAATAAAGCCAGTGAAGTTCACAAAGCACAGCGGGGGTTGGACAGAGCCAGCACGAGCAGGAATGCGTTCGGAGGCTCAAGTTTCTCATCGAGTGGATTTAAAACTTAATAATGAATGAAACAGACCACAGGCTGCTGCGGGCAGGGGAGAGACAAACAAAAGCCCAGATTCGGCTGTGCTGACCTTGTCTTGTGACCCCGAGGAAAGAGACCAGGGCCCCTGGCCACACTGCCAGCCTCCAGCCAGCCAGCTCAATCCTCAGAAACACCTCATAACATTGCCCctgacccacaggatgagaagAGGATAGACAGCCACACACCCAACAcaagcgcgcgcacacacgcgcacacacgcgcgcgcacacacacacacacacacacacacacacacacacacaatccccatATCTAAGCACGTGTGTGCTCTCCACACCTTACACAGTTCCCCAAACACACACctaatcacacacacatgcacctgcacactaATTCACAGGTACACTCACCCTTGCTTTAGTGTTGCATGTGTTTATACAGCATGCAGACCAGAGTCACAGCATTCACATTATGGATGCCATACACACTCATGCTTAAACACACACCTTAGACACACAACTAGGCCATCACAGACCCGGGGCTCCTGTACAAGGCTCTCTGTAGTCACACTGCTGGTTCAGTCCACCACAAGAGCTTATTCAAAAAACAAGAGCTGACTGGACCCAGCCCCTCATAACTAGCACTGAGCAGGTCCCTGGCTCCCATCACAGCCTCAGTGCCCACCTCCCAACCCCAGCTTCCAAAGCAAAAAGTTACCCCGGCTGGCACCACGGGTCCAGCTCCGCCTGATGGAGACTGCTCTTCCGTTCTGTGTCTCCCAGCAGCCTCCTCACCTCCAAAGCCCAGCACCCCTAGGAACGCCCTCCTGGAGTGAGGGCACCTTCTCTCCTGGGGGCCTCACATTACAGGCCCTTTGGCCGGGAAGGACGCAGCCGCTACCAGCTTCCTAGATTAGGCGCAGCGGGAGGTGACTTATCCCTTGCCTATTAATTCCCAGCCTTTGCCAGCTGGGCTCTGAGGGGCACAGACAAAGGGACCCAGGGGAAGAGATGGATGGAGCTGGGACTTGCTTGGCCTCTGCCCACTGGCCAGGCTCAACTTGCTTGCCGTTACTTTGACATCTTAGCTCAGAAATACTCGAACTACCACAGGACTCTCCTGTGTGCCCAGCCTCTCTCACCATCAGTGAGGTGGGATCCAGGGCACTGCCActgtacagatgaggaaactgaggaggACTCCAGAAATAATCCTGACAAATAATGAGAGAGCAGTGACAGAGCTGACCCTAGGTCTGCTCATTTTCCAGGCCGGCTTCCCTAGTAGCAGACAACCGAGCTGACCTTCCACAGATTAAGGAGAGGCCACCCATGCAAAGCCCCCAGGGTGGGTAGGCGCCACCCTCTTTCTAGTCCTCCCTCAAGAGGTAGGAAGGAATAGTTCAGGGAGAGGCCACCAACACACAGAGAAGTGTGTTGATGCCTGAtgagcagagaaaatgaacaagcAGGAAGGTGAAACCAGGAAGGCACTCTGCCCTTGGGACAAGCCTGAGCTAGCATAGTCTACAACAGTTCTTGGCTCCTAAAACCTTCCTGCAAACTGATGACCAAAGGGCAGCTACCTATGCTCCTGAGATTTTAAGCTCCCCCAGCAACTCATCCCCACCATGGGTGACTCTCCCAACCTCTGAGACACAGTAAATGCATCTATAAAGAAGACTCTCTGAGAGAGGTAGACGAGGAAATTAATATGAATCCCATTATAGTCCTGTTGGCATGCATGTCACAAACAGGTGCATCCACAGATAGAGCCTACTCAGGACTGCCCCAGGCTGAAAGTGGGAGCCATGGTCAATATCAAACTGGCAAGCAAAGTCTCCCGAGGAAGTGGAAATGGACGCAGCCATAACTGCAAAGCACTACTACAGAGGTGCTGAACTGTATACTAAAATAAGTGACTGCTACAGCATGCAAATTATACTTCTATAAAGCCGGTAAACAAAAGCAGTATTTTGCCAATAATAATTAATTCTAATTAGTACTACTAGTGCTATTTTTAGGAGCTACATTTATCGTTCATGTCCCACACGCCAGCCCTGTACATGTCTATTATCTCAATGAGTCTTTTGGCCTTCACAGCACCCATTGCTGGTGATCTCTAGGAGCACCCTGTGTTTGAGGTGGGGATGTTGAGGGTCAGAGGGGTGAGCGACATGCCCACCACACAAAGCTGGATGCTTCACAGAGTTGATCCCTGCATCTCCCAGTCAGGCAGTATCCCCCACCTTAGGCTAACATGAGTTGCCCAGCCGCCACTACCACACCACCACAAAGGGAATCATGACCTGCCCAGTTGTGCCAAGGTACCCAGAGTTCACTGCTGGACTGACTGCTTGGCTTTATTTTCTGCAAACAAGTTTCAAAGTGAAAAGAGAAGTGCGTTATTCCCCATCAACAAACTGAGCCACTGCTGAGATCATAATCatccaaaatgaaatgaaaataaggcTCCTTAAAATGAAAGGGCCCAATCAGAGGCAAGGGGCATGTTGACATATGAAGGCCCAAACTGGCTGCCCTGCTTAGAGCTGGCTATTCAAAAGTCACTCGGCCCTGGTGGTTCTCTGCCCACCTGCTCCAAGTGTGTTTTGCACTGGGGTATCTAGCCAACAGCACCAGAAGAAAACTAGAGAGATGAACAGGGGCCAGGGCTCCACTGAACTTACATGGACATCAGTAGAGGAAAGGGACACTCCTGTTCCTCACAGTAACAAACACCCTTTAAACAATGTTAGCACTTCCCATGGATAAGCATGACCTCCCATGAGCAAGCATAACTACCCATAAGTGGCATGACCACACACCCTCTGGCAAGAGtgcagaaagggaagggaggagtaTGGAAACAGGGTGAAGGGTATCTTAAGGTTCCTTTCCAGGTGAACAGTCAGTGTTCAGCAACAAGTAGGGTCCAGGAAAGCCTCACTTGCCCAGATTATCTTTCCACCTTTCAAAGGAAGATTTTCTGTGAGCCAGACATTCTTCTGCGACTTCCCATGCATTAATTCAATCCTCAACAGTTCAATGAGCTAGGCATATTATTACTTCATTTCCATTTACAGGAGAAAACGATGCAGAGGCTGCCTTGCCCAGTGCCACCCAGCTGCCAGGCAGTAGAGCCAGGAAACAAACCTACTTAATCCTATTCAATTGGTAGCTTCAATGCTGAGATGGGAGAAATAGTGACAAATGCCAGCCCCTCAGCTGTTCCCTACTCTAGAATAAGCATGGTCAAAGAACAGAATGAGGAgaaaaattactttcaaaatgGAGATTAGATTCATTTGAAAATGACTAATCCGGCAAAGAGGCTTGGAAGGAAATGGTTTCTAGAAGACTTCTGCTGTCTGCTggaggaagcacacacacacacacacacacacacacacacacacacacacacacacacacacacacacacacacacacacaagcataaaaGACGAGGAAGTTTtgataaaaattcaattaaatagAAAGATTAACTGTTCTTTTGAATACATGCCAGGCTTGTTGGTCATACTCCAGAGACTGCCAGGAGGCTAGGTGCAGGGTGTGACCACAGCAAGTGCAACAGCTTACAGCTATAATGGATGCAAACAACGTGGAAGAGCCACCCAGAAAGGCAGGGGCACAGTTCATAGCTGCTCCCATCAGAGAACATCAGGCAGCTAGGATCCAGGAGGGAGGGTAGCCTAGCCCTCAGATCCACAGGAGTGAGCTAAAAGTGATCATCCTGCCATAGGAGGGAGGCATAGGCAAAGGAGAAACTGAccctccagcactgggatgaAGAGATAAACCTGCAAAGAACTTTAGCAGAGATCTCTGCTTCAGTAACAAGAGGGATATAGCTGAAGCCTAGGGAGTTCTGGGTCTCCAGGATATTCCCAAGCTGAGAAGTTTCATTGGTGTGAATAAAAAATGCAGTCAGCTGTTGATGTCTGCCATGAGCAAAGGTGCATGGGAACGGAATGGTCTCGAGACACTGAGCAATTGAGTTCCTCCTCTGAGAAAGGCTCCATCCATCCTCAGAGCACTGAGGCTTTGAGGCGGGGTCTCCCAAATCCTGCTGTCAGTGCAAAGACAAAAAGACATGTTCCTGTATAGCTGCACTTAGGTCTGAAGAGGGGTTGCCTGCCAGGTCAGCTCCAGTCCTGGCTGAAATGAGCCCTGCCCTAAGTAGACACAAAGCTGTCTGGGTATGCAGGAGAACCCAACTGTCTGTGTTCCCCAGAGCATGCAAGGCTTGCATGCATGCACCGTAAGGCACACACAAACTGCTTCCCACACACAGTCAGAACTGAAATGAGTGGCTTTCCAGACACAAAAGGACACAATGCAATGTGGACGTCTGAGCAtattcctgccttccttccaagAAGCTGAGAACCCTGAGGCCTGCTGAAGCAAGAGCACTTGATCCTGGGAGTCTATGGCCCTGGTCCTCGGAGCTGGATATAGCTGAAGCTGGAAGGCCTTAGAGATATCACCATGCCTTCCTGAACCAACAAAAACCCTATACCATGGGTGGCCTCAGCCACCTGCGCCCTTTTCCTGGAACTGCTTTCAGCAATCAGCAATGCAAGTTTGAAGCTCCCAGCACACGACCCTAGTGTTTTCGTGGCTTTCCTGGGTAAATTCAAGAGAAAGGCCAAGCAAGACCAACAAAAGATTCCAAACAGTCTGAGTTGACACACAAAGGAGGGCATTGAACCACTTTCAGGAGCACATGTGACTGATGGCAGTTGTTAACTGTTTGCTTCTTTAACTTAGTGTTTCTAAGATTATGTATGTGCAATTAGGACAGGAAGGAATGGAGACTGGAATCTAGGGGAAGGGTCTTGATACCCCACTCCAAGAAGGAATGTTAACAGCACATTCCCAAGGAACTAGTATCTTCTATCTAGTTCTATTTCTTCAGCATGACTCAAGTCAAGGTCTCCTGTGTGTCATTACAGCCATTCTTGCTCCGCTTTGTGGTGGCAATGGTCATGttaaatctaaaggaaacagcTACGATATCTTAGACAGAGTGGATCCATCCAATGCCCAGCTGTATCCTGGACAAAGTTAGCCATGGAGGAGCAGCCTGGACTGGGTCTTCTGCCAATCACCCatgaaagaagcaaaggaagcaGGCTGCCTGAAGAACCAAACTCAGAAGTGGTGCTAAGCAAAAGCAAATGCCTACAAATGTCAACTTCTCAACCTCTTGACTGTATGGATGTGAGGCTCCCATGGTAACCGTAACTCGGGGTGCTGATTAGCTGACCTTAACTTACAGAGCTGGTTCTGGATTATCTGGAAGGCCTCTGGACTCCCCCTGTCTTTAAAtgagtaaaggggagggggaagtggAGCCAGAGTAACACTGTATGAGAACAAGTCAACCCACTGCCACTGGTGTTGAAGACACGAGTGATGAAATGTGGTGGCAAAAATTCTGCCACCACCTTGGTCTTTATCCTACGGGTCTATCTTCTGACCACCAGAACCATATGGCGACTTTgtgttggcttttctttttcttttttaatgtatatgagtgttttacctgcatccACATTGTTGCACCATTGGGacttgagttatagatggttatgagccaccatgtgggtgctaggaattgaacctgggtcctttgaaagaacaataagtgctcttaactgctaagctatctctccagccccaaactttaTGTTGTTTTGAGCTACAGTATACTGTAGCTCAAATATGAGGATTTCTTAGAGTGGCAATAAGAAACAGTACAGCTCTGGGTGGCAGGAGTGGGGTGACACCAGAATAAGCACTAGGCTATAGGAAAGTGACTCAGGAGCTGGACGGTGACCATGAGCTGAAAAAAATCTCAGAGGAATGATTTCTATGTAAAGGGTGGGCAGCCTTGTGCAGGTTAACTGAAATACTGGTATAGGTAACTGTTATTGCAGACTTAGAAGGAAGGGAGCAGCATTTTCCTGAAAACTAAAATCCCCTTCGACAAAACCTAACCCAGCATGAGCCAGGGGCTGGGATACTAGACTTATAAGGATAAGGCTTACCAAGAAGAACTATGCTCTCAGAAACTGAAGGAGAAGGATGCTAGAGACTGGAGAGTCCCCCACTGCACAGGAAAAAGAGCCTACAATGGGAAAACACAAGTGTTTGCTGGGTTTCCTAGTAGAATGTTGAAGGTGATTCCTGGTTTCTTCTTGCAGCTtacaataagaaaagagaaagagactaaAGACAGAAATGTGAAAAAGGAATCAGGATGCATTCTTGGGAAACCCTCGAATTGTAAAAAGACCATGTGACCTTTACTTTTAGGAAAGCATGCTACAGAGAAACAGCCAAGGGTGTGGCTGTGCATTCTCCTACCATCTCAGGAAAATCAAGAGGTCACTTTTGAGTCACACAGAAGGCTTTTTTAAGAGATGAAGGGTGTGCCTTGCAGACcttccccaaacaaaacagagtgTCTTCAAAATTTAGGAGCATTGTCCTTGAGCCATCTCAACAGAACCCAAAGGTAGAGACCGAATTCTCTAGAAAATGCCTCTGAAAGAGCCTCTTGTCTTAAACGGCAATTCCCCATGAAATACACGAAAGCCACAAGGGTCTTGAAATTTTTATATCAGCAGAAACACTGATAGGTTATCCcaacagggagagaggagaaaggagagagggagggagggagggagggagggagggagggagagagagagagagagaaagagagagagagagagagacagagagacagagaacaagatGAAAGATGTCCATCACACTCCCCAAGTCCTACAAACAGGAGCTGAGAGAGTAGAACTGCTCAGCTGCAAACATGCCACCTTTTGTAGATGAAAAGGATGACTCAGAGGGTGGAAGCTCAAGCCCAGAGAGCATGAAGCCATGAGCTATCAGGGATGAGGTCACTAGTGGACCAGGCTCAGGCCTGGCACTATGTAACCATACACAAGGATTTCCTCTcttgttgttttctttactgtcttAAAAGACACACTCAGATAGACATGTCTGTAAGGGTCTCAGGGGCTCTAACAGCCAAACCAGTTGATGAAGACTACCTGATTACAGGCACATCAGCAGTGGGTATCTCagtctgtgccccccccccagtttgGATGTTTTTTCCATTCAGGAAATTTTGTTGAATCTGCTCTATAGTCCATGTTTCTTAGGGTGAGGAAAGTACCCACCTACCCTTGGGTTCCTATGGAGTTATCTACCTAACctctatttattcattattatctGCTTACACTCTAAAACAGCTTttggctaatttaaaaaaatattttgaaaggaagaaaaaagaaaagaaagatcccTTTCATGGTAGGGGTCATGATTACAAATTTTCCCATATTGATAGATTGGGGTATGTCAAAAGGACAAAGGCCCTGCTCACAGAAAGTCAAAAGGCCACAGCAAGAAAAGGAATGGAAgtagctggggtgggggtgggggatctgAGTAACCCATAAACTCACCATGGGCAACTTGGCCCCacttgaaatcttttttttttaagattttatttatttattatgtatataacattctgcttccatgtatacctgcacaccagaagagggcaccagatttcataaaggatggttgtgaaccaccgtgtggttgctgggaattgacctctggaagagcagtcagtgctcttaacctctgagccatctctccagacccccccACTTGAAATCTTTTGAATTAGAACTATGATTTCACCAAACATAGCTGCAGCTACAACTTGTCCATCCCTTCCCTAAGGGAATTCAGAGTCTTTCTGGATATGGTATCATCATTGTCCCCAATGAGATTGCAGCAAGGAAAGGCAGGGAGCATTCTCACCTCAAGGTGAAAGTCTGTGGGGAGGAGACAGGCATGCAGAGGCCAGCAGCCTTTGAAAGCTGGGGGAATCACTCTAGGTGTCAGAGGACAGGAACCCCACACCTGCCTCAACACACAGGTACACCAGGCACATAACTCTGAGACTCTTCAGTCCCCCAACAGAATGATGGCCATTACCAGGTATTGCCCTTTCCCATCTAGCTCAGGGTTTGCCAGAAT
The DNA window shown above is from Cricetulus griseus strain 17A/GY chromosome 3, alternate assembly CriGri-PICRH-1.0, whole genome shotgun sequence and carries:
- the Znf423 gene encoding zinc finger protein 423 isoform X4 codes for the protein MSRRKQAKPRSVKVEEGEASDFSLAWDSSVAAAGGLEGEPECDRKTSRALEDRNSVTSQEERNEDDEDMEDESIYTCDHCQQDFESLADLTDHRAHRCPGDGDDDPQLSWVASSPSSKDVASPTQMIGDGCDLGLGEEEGGTGLPYPCQFCDKSFIRLSYLKRHEQIHSDKLPFKCTYCSRLFKHKRSRDRHIKLHTGDKKYHCHECEAAFSRSDHLKIHLKTHSSSKPFKCSVCKRGFSSTSSLQSHMQAHKKNKEHLAKSEKEAKKDDFMCDYCEDTFSQTEELEKHVLTLHPQLSEKADLQCIHCPEVFVDESTLLAHIHQAHANQKHKCPMCPEQFSSVEGVYCHLDSHRQPDSSNHSVSPDPVLGSVASMSSATPDSSASVERGSTPDSTLKPLRGQKKLRDDGQSWSKVVYSCPYCSKRDFTSLAVLEIHLKTIHADKPQQSHTCQICLDSMPTLYNLNEHVRKLHKSHAYPVMQFGNISAFHCNYCPEMFADINSLQEHIRVSHCGPNANPPDGNNAFFCNQCSMGFLTESSLTEHIQQAHCSVGSTKLESPVVQPTQSFMEVYSCPYCTNSPIFGSILKLTKHIKENHKNIPLAHSKKSKAEQSPVSSDVEVSSPKRQRLSGSANSISNGEYPCNQCDLKFSNFESFQTHLKLHLELLLRKQACPQCKEDFDSQESLLQHLTVHYMTTSTHYVCESCDKQFSSVDDLQKHLLDMHTFVLYHCTLCQEVFDSKVSIQVHLAVKHSNEKKMYRCTACNWDFRKEADLQVHVKHSHLGNPAKAHKCIFCGETFSTEVELQCHITTHSKKYNCRFCSKAFHAVILLEKHLREKHCVFDAAAENGTTNGVPPTSTKKAEPADLQGMLLKNPEAPNSHEASEDDVDASEPMYGCDICGAAYTMEVLLQNHRLRDHNIRPGEDDGSRKKAEFIKGSHKCNVCSRTFFSENGLREHLQTHRGPAKHYMCPICGERFPSLLTLTEHKVTHSKSLDTGTCRICKMPLQSEEEFIEHCQMHPDLRNSLTGFRCVVCMQTVTSTLELKIHGTFHMQKLAGSSAASSPNGQGLQKLYKCALCLKEFRSKQDLVRLDVNGLPYGLCAGCMARSANGQVGGLAPPEPADRPCAGLRCPECNVKFESAEDLESHMQVDHRDLTPETSGPRKGAQTSPVPRKKTYQCIKCQMTFENEREIQIHVANHMIDKMCWEDSKKISAHLRNSIQILPANGGPAKSANASNFPPRDRDFGILIKTHRADFIPVSLQTSLA
- the Znf423 gene encoding zinc finger protein 423 isoform X1; the encoded protein is MEDESIYTCDHCQQDFESLADLTDHRAHRCPGDGDDDPQLSWVASSPSSKDVASPTQMIGDGCDLGLGEEEGGTGLPYPCQFCDKSFIRLSYLKRHEQIHSDKLPFKCTYCSRLFKHKRSRDRHIKLHTGDKKYHCHECEAAFSRSDHLKIHLKTHSSSKPFKCSVCKRGFSSTSSLQSHMQAHKKNKEHLAKSEKEAKKDDFMCDYCEDTFSQTEELEKHVLTLHPQLSEKADLQCIHCPEVFVDESTLLAHIHQAHANQKHKCPMCPEQFSSVEGVYCHLDSHRQPDSSNHSVSPDPVLGSVASMSSATPDSSASVERGSTPDSTLKPLRGQKKLRDDGQSWSKVVYSCPYCSKRDFTSLAVLEIHLKTIHADKPQQSHTCQICLDSMPTLYNLNEHVRKLHKSHAYPVMQFGNISAFHCNYCPEMFADINSLQEHIRVSHCGPNANPPDGNNAFFCNQCSMGFLTESSLTEHIQQAHCSVGSTKLESPVVQPTQSFMEVYSCPYCTNSPIFGSILKLTKHIKENHKNIPLAHSKKSKAEQSPVSSDVEVSSPKRQRLSGSANSISNGEYPCNQCDLKFSNFESFQTHLKLHLELLLRKQACPQCKEDFDSQESLLQHLTVHYMTTSTHYVCESCDKQFSSVDDLQKHLLDMHTFVLYHCTLCQEVFDSKVSIQVHLAVKHSNEKKMYRCTACNWDFRKEADLQVHVKHSHLGNPAKAHKCIFCGETFSTEVELQCHITTHSKKYNCRFCSKAFHAVILLEKHLREKHCVFDAAAENGTTNGVPPTSTKKAEPADLQGMLLKNPEAPNSHEASEDDVDASEPMYGCDICGAAYTMEVLLQNHRLRDHNIRPGEDDGSRKKAEFIKGSHKCNVCSRTFFSENGLREHLQTHRGPAKHYMCPICGERFPSLLTLTEHKVTHSKSLDTGTCRICKMPLQSEEEFIEHCQMHPDLRNSLTGFRCVVCMQTVTSTLELKIHGTFHMQKLAGSSAASSPNGQGLQKLYKCALCLKEFRSKQDLVRLDVNGLPYGLCAGCMARSANGQVGGLAPPEPADRPCAGLRCPECNVKFESAEDLESHMQVDHRDLTPETSGPRKGAQTSPVPRKKTYQCIKCQMTFENEREIQIHVANHMIEEGINHECKLCNQMFDSPAKLLCHLIEHSFEGMGGTFKCPVCFTVFVQANKLQQHIFAVHGQEDKIYDCSQCPQKFFFQTELQNHTMSQHAQ
- the Znf423 gene encoding zinc finger protein 423 isoform X3 yields the protein MSRRKQAKPRSVKVEEGEASDFSLAWDSSVAAAGGLEGEPECDRKTSRALEDRNSVTSQEERNEDDEDMEDESIYTCDHCQQDFESLADLTDHRAHRCPGDGDDDPQLSWVASSPSSKDVASPTQMIGDGCDLGLGEEEGGTGLPYPCQFCDKSFIRLSYLKRHEQIHSDKLPFKCTYCSRLFKHKRSRDRHIKLHTGDKKYHCHECEAAFSRSDHLKIHLKTHSSSKPFKCSVCKRGFSSTSSLQSHMQAHKKNKEHLAKSEKEAKKDDFMCDYCEDTFSQTEELEKHVLTLHPQLSEKADLQCIHCPEVFVDESTLLAHIHQAHANQKHKCPMCPEQFSSVEGVYCHLDSHRQPDSSNHSVSPDPVLGSVASMSSATPDSSASVERGSTPDSTLKPLRGQKKLRDDGQSWSKVVYSCPYCSKRDFTSLAVLEIHLKTIHADKPQQSHTCQICLDSMPTLYNLNEHVRKLHKSHAYPVMQFGNISAFHCNYCPEMFADINSLQEHIRVSHCGPNANPPDGNNAFFCNQCSMGFLTESSLTEHIQQAHCSVGSTKLESPVVQPTQSFMEVYSCPYCTNSPIFGSILKLTKHIKENHKNIPLAHSKKSKAEQSPVSSDVEVSSPKRQRLSGSANSISNGEYPCNQCDLKFSNFESFQTHLKLHLELLLRKQACPQCKEDFDSQESLLQHLTVHYMTTSTHYVCESCDKQFSSVDDLQKHLLDMHTFVLYHCTLCQEVFDSKVSIQVHLAVKHSNEKKMYRCTACNWDFRKEADLQVHVKHSHLGNPAKAHKCIFCGETFSTEVELQCHITTHSKKYNCRFCSKAFHAVILLEKHLREKHCVFDAAAENGTTNGVPPTSTKKAEPADLQGMLLKNPEAPNSHEASEDDVDASEPMYGCDICGAAYTMEVLLQNHRLRDHNIRPGEDDGSRKKAEFIKGSHKCNVCSRTFFSENGLREHLQTHRGPAKHYMCPICGERFPSLLTLTEHKVTHSKSLDTGTCRICKMPLQSEEEFIEHCQMHPDLRNSLTGFRCVVCMQTVTSTLELKIHGTFHMQKLAGSSAASSPNGQGLQKLYKCALCLKEFRSKQDLVRLDVNGLPYGLCAGCMARSANGQVGGLAPPEPADRPCAGLRCPECNVKFESAEDLESHMQVDHRDLTPETSGPRKGAQTSPVPRKKTYQCIKCQMTFENEREIQIHVANHMIEEGINHECKLCNQMFDSPAKLLCHLIEHSFEGMGGTFKCPVCFTVFVQANKLQQHIFAVHGQEDKIYDCSQCPQKFFFQTELQNHTMSQHAQ